The Pantoea nemavictus genome includes a region encoding these proteins:
- the pqiB gene encoding intermembrane transport protein PqiB, with amino-acid sequence MTDNHHETAKVDQIKRWSPVWIVPIVTLLIGGWILFYHFSHQGPEVTLITENAEGIEAGKTTIKSRSVDVGVVESAVLTDDLHHVEITARLNSGMEKLLQGDSAFWVVKPQIGREGVTGLGTLLSGAYIELQPGSKGVKPERYQLLDAPPLAPPDAKGIRVTLDSKKAGQLNAGDPVLFRGYRVGTVEASNFDTDKRMMTYQLFVAAPYDRLITTNVRFWKDSGIAVDMSASGMRVEMGSLTTLFSGGVSFDVPDGAELGRAAENKAEYHLFDDQRSIQDSLYTNHTDFLLFFTDSIRGLQVGAPVEFRGIRLGTVSQVPYMIPGVNQALNNDYRVPVLIRIEPDRFVNRLGGDFNLEQHLQEGKKRGLRATLKTGSLLSGALFIDLDFYDNAPAYKGPNEVAGLEVIPTVSGGLAQIQQKLMAALDKINGLPLNPVLNEATGTLKESQRTLQQLQKTLDNLNQVTANPAMKTLPSDMQQTLRELNRSMKGLQPGSPAYSKLVGDMQRLDQVLRELQPVLKTLNSKSNALVFEAKPGQDPQPKRAKQ; translated from the coding sequence TTGACGGACAACCATCACGAGACTGCTAAGGTCGACCAGATTAAACGCTGGTCACCGGTGTGGATTGTACCCATCGTTACGCTGTTAATCGGCGGATGGATTCTTTTTTATCACTTTAGCCATCAAGGCCCGGAAGTGACGCTGATTACTGAAAATGCCGAAGGCATTGAAGCCGGTAAAACGACCATCAAAAGCCGCAGCGTAGACGTTGGGGTGGTGGAGAGTGCGGTGCTTACCGATGATCTTCACCATGTCGAAATTACGGCACGCCTGAACTCCGGCATGGAGAAGTTGTTGCAGGGAGACAGCGCTTTCTGGGTGGTAAAACCGCAGATTGGACGCGAGGGCGTTACCGGTCTTGGTACGCTACTTTCGGGCGCCTACATTGAGCTGCAGCCAGGCTCTAAAGGCGTTAAACCAGAGCGTTACCAACTGCTGGATGCTCCGCCGCTGGCACCCCCTGATGCAAAAGGTATTCGCGTCACGCTCGACAGTAAAAAAGCCGGTCAGCTTAATGCGGGCGATCCGGTGCTGTTCCGCGGTTATCGCGTCGGTACGGTAGAAGCCAGCAACTTTGATACCGATAAACGCATGATGACCTATCAACTGTTTGTCGCCGCGCCTTACGATCGCCTAATTACCACTAACGTACGTTTTTGGAAAGACAGCGGTATTGCCGTGGATATGTCGGCTTCCGGTATGCGGGTGGAAATGGGATCGCTCACCACGCTGTTTAGCGGAGGCGTCAGCTTCGATGTGCCGGACGGCGCTGAACTGGGTCGAGCTGCGGAGAACAAAGCGGAATATCATCTGTTCGACGATCAACGCAGCATCCAGGATTCGCTGTATACCAATCACACCGATTTCCTGCTGTTCTTCACCGATTCGATTCGTGGCCTGCAAGTTGGCGCGCCGGTTGAGTTCCGCGGCATTCGTCTGGGTACCGTCTCGCAAGTTCCGTATATGATTCCTGGCGTCAATCAGGCGCTTAATAACGACTATCGCGTGCCGGTGTTAATTCGCATTGAACCCGACCGCTTTGTTAATCGTCTGGGTGGAGATTTCAATCTTGAGCAGCATCTGCAGGAAGGTAAAAAACGCGGTCTGCGTGCCACGCTGAAGACTGGTAGCCTGTTGTCGGGCGCGCTGTTTATCGATCTCGATTTCTACGATAACGCGCCGGCTTATAAAGGTCCGAACGAAGTTGCCGGATTGGAAGTGATTCCAACCGTCAGCGGTGGCCTGGCGCAGATTCAGCAGAAACTGATGGCGGCACTGGATAAGATCAACGGCCTGCCACTCAATCCTGTGCTGAATGAAGCGACCGGAACCTTGAAAGAGAGCCAGCGTACCCTGCAGCAACTGCAGAAAACATTGGATAACCTCAATCAAGTCACGGCGAATCCAGCAATGAAAACCTTGCCTTCAGACATGCAGCAAACCCTGCGCGAACTGAATCGCAGCATGAAAGGGCTTCAACCGGGATCGCCGGCTTACAGCAAGCTGGTGGGCGATATGCAGCGGCTGGATCAGGTGCTACGTGAATTGCAGCCGGTGCTGAAAACGCTGAATAGCAAAAGTAATGCGCTGGTGTTTGAAGCCAAACCGGGCCAGGATCCACAGCCAAAGAGGGCGAAACAGTGA
- the pqiC gene encoding membrane integrity-associated transporter subunit PqiC: MKKGLIIGALLLLTGCSSTIENTYYQLPAGSNVARVESAGGTGQPMIWVEQVTVPDYMAGNGLVYQTSDVKYVIATNNLWASPLDQQLQQTLISNLSKALPGRLVAGSPLGETHDTLSVNVTGFQGRYDGQVVVSGEWLLQHQGRLIKHGFNLTLPQTEDGYDALVRTLALGWQQAAQQIANSVVSLN, encoded by the coding sequence GTGAAAAAAGGGCTTATTATCGGTGCGTTGCTGCTGTTAACAGGGTGCAGCAGCACCATTGAAAACACCTATTATCAGCTGCCTGCGGGCAGCAATGTGGCGCGCGTTGAGAGTGCTGGAGGAACTGGCCAACCCATGATTTGGGTCGAGCAGGTAACGGTGCCGGATTATATGGCGGGTAACGGTTTGGTTTATCAGACCAGCGATGTGAAATACGTGATTGCTACCAATAACCTCTGGGCCAGTCCGCTCGACCAACAGCTGCAGCAAACGCTGATCAGTAATCTCAGCAAAGCGCTGCCCGGCCGACTGGTCGCCGGTTCGCCGCTTGGCGAAACTCACGACACGCTTTCAGTCAACGTTACTGGTTTCCAGGGACGTTATGATGGACAAGTGGTGGTGAGTGGCGAGTGGTTGTTGCAGCATCAAGGGCGCCTAATCAAACATGGCTTTAATCTGACACTGCCGCAAACTGAAGATGGCTATGATGCGTTGGTGCGCACTTTGGCTCTCGGTTGGCAGCAAGCAGCGCAACAAATTGCGAATAGTGTCGTTTCGCTAAATTAA
- the rmf gene encoding ribosome modulation factor, protein MKRQKRDRLERAHSRGYQAGITGRSKEICPYQMIDARSYWLGGWRQAMEDRSAVA, encoded by the coding sequence ATGAAGAGACAGAAGAGAGACCGCCTGGAACGAGCACATTCACGAGGCTATCAAGCCGGTATTACGGGCCGCTCGAAAGAGATATGCCCTTATCAAATGATCGATGCGCGGTCTTACTGGTTGGGAGGTTGGCGTCAAGCCATGGAGGACAGGTCGGCGGTGGCCTAG
- the fabA gene encoding bifunctional 3-hydroxydecanoyl-ACP dehydratase/trans-2-decenoyl-ACP isomerase, whose protein sequence is MVDKRESYSKEDLVASGRGELFGENGPPLPSNNMLMMDRVVKMTEDGGKFDKGFVEAELDIRPDLWFFDCHFIGDPVMPGCLGLDAMWQLVGFYLGWLGAEGKGRALGVGEVKFTGQVLPTAKKVTYKIHFKRVINRKLVMGVADGEVFVDGNLIYSATDLKVGLFKDTSAF, encoded by the coding sequence ATGGTAGATAAACGCGAATCCTATAGTAAAGAAGACCTGGTTGCCTCGGGTCGCGGCGAACTGTTTGGCGAAAATGGACCGCCGCTTCCATCCAACAACATGTTGATGATGGACCGCGTGGTCAAGATGACCGAAGACGGCGGTAAATTCGACAAAGGTTTCGTAGAAGCCGAACTGGATATCCGCCCTGACCTGTGGTTCTTTGACTGCCACTTCATTGGCGACCCGGTAATGCCTGGCTGCCTCGGCCTCGATGCCATGTGGCAACTGGTTGGTTTCTACCTCGGCTGGCTAGGTGCTGAAGGCAAAGGACGTGCATTGGGCGTGGGCGAAGTGAAGTTCACTGGACAAGTTCTGCCGACCGCTAAAAAAGTGACCTACAAAATTCACTTCAAGCGTGTCATTAACCGCAAGCTAGTAATGGGCGTGGCAGATGGTGAAGTGTTCGTCGACGGCAACCTGATTTACTCCGCGACTGATTTGAAAGTGGGTCTGTTCAAAGACACGTCAGCTTTCTAA
- a CDS encoding AAA family ATPase: MQQGKTCCWCHNSGQNSAVINRVESCIIALFLKQTNANILTSTQITWQALQPDSDRYQSIFSNVSLEDCDSLAAVQPRLLNALAHLHHQTLGFPLLLLRSQENSDYLACIAEAAQRFQPDEISLYGGDYHVMGDTVSLLPPSDSNRPFTSQGGVHFADWIEYEQLFGCVRQYKDRVQPEPGLLHRANGGTLILAVNTLLAQPLLWLRLRKCIEQGRFDWYSQDERQPLPVAIPPLPLQLRLVLCGDRDALAAFQELDVEVHEMALYSEFEESLQVLDEDDMTSWCQWTLTQAEQAGLAQPEADFWPVLITEAARMTGDQDTLPLCPRWLRRQLQETALHGDSLNGEALKEALEARQWREGFLADRMRDEILLNQIMIETEGEVVGQINGLSVVEFPGHPRPWGEPSRITCVVHPGDGEFTDVERKAELGGNIHAKGMMIMQAYLIAELELEQQLPFSASLVFEQSYSEVDGDSASLAELCALISALANQPVNQQIAVTGSVDQFGNVQPVGGLNEKIEGFFHICNSRELTGKQGVIFPASNARHLSLNQEVVEAVKAGQFHLWAIESVDEALPLLTGIAWQSESGESLLSTIQERITQLNQQEARLRPWPLRWLNWFNHS, translated from the coding sequence ATGCAGCAAGGAAAAACATGTTGCTGGTGTCACAATTCGGGCCAGAACTCCGCCGTGATTAACCGGGTCGAATCCTGTATAATCGCGCTTTTCCTAAAACAGACTAATGCGAATATTTTGACCAGCACTCAAATTACGTGGCAAGCCCTGCAGCCGGATAGCGACCGCTACCAATCCATTTTCTCAAATGTCTCACTGGAAGATTGCGATAGCCTTGCCGCGGTTCAGCCGCGTCTGCTGAATGCGCTGGCGCATTTACATCACCAAACGTTAGGTTTTCCCCTGCTGTTACTGCGCAGTCAGGAAAACAGCGATTACCTTGCCTGCATCGCCGAGGCTGCGCAACGCTTCCAGCCAGACGAGATTTCGCTATACGGCGGTGACTACCATGTAATGGGCGATACCGTAAGTTTGCTGCCACCGAGCGATAGCAATCGCCCGTTCACCAGCCAGGGCGGTGTACATTTTGCCGACTGGATTGAGTATGAACAACTTTTTGGTTGTGTCCGCCAATATAAAGATCGCGTGCAACCTGAACCTGGTTTGCTGCATCGCGCCAATGGCGGCACGCTGATCCTCGCTGTGAACACCCTTCTGGCACAACCGCTGCTTTGGTTGCGCCTGCGCAAGTGTATCGAACAAGGTCGCTTCGACTGGTATTCGCAGGATGAACGTCAACCGCTACCGGTGGCTATTCCACCGCTTCCGCTGCAGTTGCGCCTGGTGTTATGCGGCGATCGTGATGCACTGGCCGCCTTCCAGGAACTGGATGTTGAAGTCCACGAGATGGCACTGTATAGCGAATTCGAAGAGAGTCTGCAGGTGCTGGACGAAGATGACATGACGTCATGGTGCCAGTGGACGCTGACTCAAGCCGAGCAGGCTGGTTTAGCACAGCCAGAAGCGGATTTCTGGCCAGTACTGATTACGGAAGCGGCGCGTATGACGGGCGATCAGGACACCTTGCCACTGTGCCCTCGCTGGCTGCGCCGCCAGTTGCAGGAAACCGCCCTGCATGGCGATAGCCTGAATGGTGAAGCGTTAAAAGAAGCGCTGGAAGCGCGCCAGTGGCGTGAAGGTTTCCTTGCCGACCGCATGCGTGATGAAATCCTGCTCAATCAGATCATGATTGAAACGGAAGGCGAAGTGGTTGGGCAAATCAATGGCCTCTCCGTGGTTGAGTTTCCGGGCCATCCACGTCCGTGGGGCGAACCGTCGCGTATTACCTGTGTGGTCCATCCAGGCGATGGCGAGTTCACTGACGTGGAGCGTAAAGCCGAACTGGGTGGCAATATTCATGCGAAAGGCATGATGATTATGCAGGCCTACCTGATTGCTGAACTGGAACTGGAGCAGCAGCTGCCCTTCTCCGCCTCGCTGGTGTTTGAGCAATCCTATTCAGAAGTGGATGGCGACAGCGCCTCGCTGGCTGAACTGTGCGCGCTAATCAGTGCGTTGGCTAACCAGCCGGTTAACCAACAGATTGCGGTAACCGGTTCAGTCGATCAGTTTGGTAACGTGCAGCCGGTCGGTGGCCTGAATGAAAAAATTGAAGGTTTCTTCCACATCTGTAATTCCCGTGAGTTGACCGGCAAGCAAGGTGTGATTTTCCCTGCCAGTAATGCGCGCCATCTCAGTCTGAATCAGGAAGTGGTGGAAGCGGTGAAGGCCGGACAATTCCATCTCTGGGCCATTGAGAGTGTAGATGAAGCGCTGCCGCTACTGACCGGGATTGCCTGGCAAAGTGAAAGCGGCGAATCACTGCTTAGCACCATTCAGGAACGTATTACGCAGTTGAATCAGCAGGAAGCACGCCTGCGTCCGTGGCCACTGCGTTGGCTCAACTGGTTCAACCACAGCTGA
- the matP gene encoding macrodomain Ter protein MatP, which yields MKYQQLENLESGWKWKYLVKKHREGEQITRHLELSAAHAAVDALLSMENSPVDVNEWIAQHIHPDLENRLKQTIRARRKRHFNAEHQHTRKKSIDLEYLVWQRLAGLAQRRSSTLSETIVQLIEDAERKEKYASQMSTLKQDLQAILGKGSSDGE from the coding sequence ATGAAATACCAGCAACTCGAAAATCTTGAAAGTGGATGGAAGTGGAAATACCTGGTGAAAAAGCATCGGGAGGGTGAACAGATCACTCGTCATCTTGAGCTCAGTGCGGCGCACGCTGCGGTGGATGCGCTATTGTCGATGGAGAATAGTCCGGTTGATGTTAACGAGTGGATCGCGCAGCATATTCATCCCGATCTTGAGAATCGCCTAAAGCAGACGATACGTGCCCGCCGTAAACGACACTTTAATGCTGAGCATCAGCACACGCGCAAGAAATCGATCGATCTGGAATATTTGGTTTGGCAACGTCTGGCGGGATTAGCACAGCGTCGCAGCAGTACGTTGTCAGAAACCATTGTGCAGTTAATTGAAGATGCAGAACGTAAAGAGAAGTACGCCAGCCAGATGTCCACTTTGAAGCAAGATCTGCAGGCAATTCTGGGAAAAGGCAGCTCGGACGGCGAGTAA
- the ompA gene encoding porin OmpA, which yields MKKTAIAIAVALAGFATVAQAAPKDNTWYTGAKLGWSQYHDTGYYGNNYVNNDGPTHESQLGAGAFMGYQANPYLGFELGYDWLGRMPNKGDVVNGAFKAQGVQLAAKLSYPIADDLDVYTRLGGMVWRADSTQFDSRTGNRISDHDTGVSPLAAVGVEYALTKNWATRLDYQWVNNIGDAGTVGARPDNSMLSVGVSYRFGQDEDAAPVVAPAPAPAPVVETKRFTLKSDVLFTFNKATLKPEGQQALDQLYSQLSSMDPKDGSVVVLGFTDRIGSEQYNQKLSEKRAQSVVDYLVSKGIPSNKISARGMGKSNPVTGNTCDSVKGRNALIDCLAPDRRVEIDVKGIKDVVTQPQA from the coding sequence ATGAAAAAGACAGCTATCGCAATTGCAGTGGCACTGGCTGGCTTCGCTACCGTAGCGCAGGCCGCACCTAAAGATAACACCTGGTATACCGGTGCTAAACTGGGCTGGTCTCAGTATCACGATACTGGTTACTACGGTAACAATTACGTGAACAACGACGGTCCAACTCACGAATCTCAGCTGGGTGCTGGTGCGTTCATGGGTTATCAGGCTAACCCGTACCTGGGCTTCGAGCTGGGTTATGACTGGTTAGGCCGTATGCCTAACAAAGGCGACGTAGTAAACGGCGCATTCAAAGCACAAGGCGTTCAGCTGGCCGCTAAACTGAGCTACCCAATTGCTGACGACCTCGACGTCTACACCCGTCTGGGTGGTATGGTATGGCGTGCTGATTCTACTCAGTTCGACAGCCGTACTGGCAACCGTATCAGCGACCACGACACCGGCGTTTCTCCGCTGGCTGCTGTTGGTGTTGAATACGCACTGACCAAAAACTGGGCGACTCGCCTGGACTATCAGTGGGTTAACAACATCGGTGACGCAGGTACCGTTGGTGCACGTCCAGACAACAGCATGCTGAGCGTAGGCGTTTCTTACCGCTTCGGTCAGGATGAAGATGCAGCACCAGTTGTAGCTCCGGCTCCAGCTCCAGCTCCAGTTGTTGAAACCAAGCGTTTCACCCTGAAGTCTGACGTTCTGTTCACCTTCAACAAGGCAACTCTGAAGCCAGAAGGTCAGCAGGCTCTGGATCAGCTGTACAGCCAGCTGAGCTCAATGGATCCGAAAGACGGTTCTGTTGTAGTACTGGGCTTCACCGATCGCATCGGTTCAGAGCAGTACAACCAGAAACTGTCTGAGAAACGCGCTCAGTCTGTTGTCGATTACCTCGTATCTAAAGGTATCCCGTCCAACAAGATCTCTGCACGCGGTATGGGCAAATCTAACCCAGTTACTGGCAACACCTGTGACAGCGTGAAAGGCCGTAATGCCCTGATCGACTGCCTGGCGCCAGACCGTCGCGTTGAAATCGACGTGAAAGGTATCAAAGACGTTGTAACTCAGCCACAGGCTTAA
- the sulA gene encoding SOS-induced cell division inhibitor SulA gives MRTHFFGPADRSHRYASSSLAKPSLGGITELRSSEQPGMMQLMLLPVLKQLSEQSRWQLWLTPAHKLNRSWMQQSGLPLEKSMHITESERFNTVESMVKALRTGNYSVVLAWIPYELSDEERLELEQAAAEGEALGLILRPQGHQYALSRQPKAAKIPSDLFH, from the coding sequence ATGCGTACTCATTTCTTTGGCCCTGCTGATCGTTCTCATCGTTACGCTTCATCAAGTTTAGCGAAGCCTTCGCTGGGTGGAATCACTGAACTGCGTTCCAGCGAACAGCCTGGAATGATGCAACTTATGCTGCTGCCGGTGTTAAAACAGCTGAGCGAACAATCACGCTGGCAGTTATGGCTAACGCCAGCTCATAAACTGAACCGTAGCTGGATGCAGCAGTCGGGATTGCCGTTAGAAAAGAGTATGCACATCACTGAATCTGAGCGCTTTAATACGGTAGAAAGTATGGTGAAAGCATTGCGCACGGGTAATTATAGCGTGGTTCTAGCCTGGATTCCGTACGAATTGAGTGATGAAGAGCGCCTGGAATTGGAACAAGCAGCGGCCGAAGGTGAAGCGCTTGGTCTGATTTTGCGTCCTCAGGGACACCAATATGCCCTCTCCAGACAACCCAAAGCCGCAAAAATTCCGTCAGATTTGTTTCATTAA
- a CDS encoding TfoX/Sxy family DNA transformation protein, whose protein sequence is MKRNNPVVEQSKAQLAALGKIESRTQFGGYALTVEKVIFAYINEDALYLRASEALHVYNAQRSLEPLVYRKRGMPVTLSYFKVDKQLWQDSERLLQLSASSLRAAQDEAATRLVSLRLKDLPNLSLRLELMLHKVGICSVRLLCETGSRQSWLKLRALNKHIGLKTLLALEGAISGHHEAALPSEIREELYAWYLKTLRQHAAAEHLQR, encoded by the coding sequence ATGAAAAGAAATAACCCGGTAGTTGAACAATCAAAAGCGCAGTTAGCTGCATTAGGAAAAATCGAATCACGAACCCAGTTCGGTGGTTATGCATTGACTGTTGAGAAGGTGATCTTTGCCTACATCAATGAGGATGCGCTCTATTTACGAGCCAGCGAGGCGCTTCACGTCTACAACGCACAGCGTTCACTCGAACCCCTGGTATACCGAAAACGTGGCATGCCGGTGACCTTAAGCTACTTCAAAGTTGATAAGCAATTGTGGCAAGACTCTGAGCGATTACTGCAGTTATCGGCCAGCTCTCTTCGGGCTGCTCAGGATGAAGCCGCGACAAGACTTGTCTCGCTGCGGTTGAAAGATCTGCCCAATCTTAGCCTGCGACTGGAGCTCATGCTGCATAAGGTGGGGATCTGCTCAGTGCGGCTACTTTGTGAAACGGGATCGCGGCAAAGCTGGCTGAAACTGCGAGCGTTGAATAAGCATATTGGGTTGAAAACGCTGCTGGCGCTGGAAGGCGCGATATCAGGACATCACGAAGCAGCACTGCCCAGTGAAATTAGAGAGGAACTCTACGCCTGGTATTTAAAAACGCTCCGCCAGCATGCGGCGGCGGAGCATTTACAGCGTTAG
- the yccS gene encoding YccS family putative transporter, translating into MMHDALPGWRRYLFNSSLRYLLRIFFALTGCAAVPWWLHQIEWTIPLTLGVVAAALADLDDRWVGRVRNLVITLVCFCIASVSVELLFPHPWAFGLGLALSSWGFILLGALGQRYATIAFGALLIAVYTMLGIGLFPQWWMQPSLLLIGALWYNLLTFIGHLMFPVRPVQEQLAGSFSQLARYLEAKANLFDPDGGEHDDATLVATAMVNSQLVAQLNLTKSTIQSRLRGDRGSRSTRRSLHYYFVAQDIHERASSSHLQYHLLRDNWRYNEVLFRFQRLMNMQARACRQLAETILLRQPWHHDSHFERTFERLETALQRLQQNEPQDPHIHALFWLLRNLRAIDAQLASIESEQMLAEPSPQSDNHLSREGLSGWADIRLRLSRHLSPHSALFRHAVRMSLVLCVGYAFIQITGVDRGYWILLTSLFVCQPNYNATRRRLALRIGGTLAGIAIGLPVLWLVPSIEGQLVLIVLSGVLFFAFRQIQYAQATLFITLLVLLCFNLLGEGFEVALPRVVDTLLGCGLAWLAVAFVWPDWRFRKITAVADRTLDANCRYLDAIMLQYHQGKDNRLDYRVARRDAHNADAELASVVSNISGELKLQQPLRENAFRLLCLNHSFLSYISALGAHRERLADNKLLTLLDDAVCFIEDVLQIERVTDAQATDMQHKLMMRLSEMKTSPDTRAPLVIQQLGLLVALMPEIARLRRTLVNH; encoded by the coding sequence ATGATGCATGACGCTTTGCCAGGCTGGCGACGTTATCTGTTTAACAGCAGCTTGCGCTATTTGCTGCGCATCTTCTTTGCTTTGACAGGATGCGCGGCAGTGCCGTGGTGGCTACACCAAATCGAGTGGACGATCCCGCTGACCCTTGGCGTGGTTGCTGCGGCGCTGGCCGACCTCGACGATCGCTGGGTTGGGCGCGTACGCAATCTTGTCATCACATTAGTGTGTTTCTGCATCGCCTCCGTTTCGGTGGAGTTGCTGTTTCCGCATCCCTGGGCGTTCGGTTTGGGTTTAGCACTCTCCAGCTGGGGCTTCATTTTGCTCGGTGCGCTGGGGCAGCGTTATGCCACCATCGCCTTCGGCGCTCTGTTAATTGCGGTTTACACCATGTTGGGAATTGGCTTATTCCCGCAATGGTGGATGCAACCGTCGCTGCTATTGATTGGGGCCCTTTGGTACAACCTGTTAACCTTCATCGGCCATTTAATGTTCCCAGTACGTCCGGTACAGGAACAACTGGCGGGTAGCTTTTCACAGCTGGCGCGTTATCTGGAAGCTAAAGCTAACCTGTTCGATCCCGATGGCGGTGAGCATGATGATGCCACTTTAGTCGCCACCGCGATGGTCAATAGCCAATTGGTGGCACAGCTTAACCTCACCAAAAGCACCATTCAGAGTCGGCTACGCGGCGACCGTGGTTCACGCAGCACCCGCCGCAGCCTGCACTACTATTTTGTCGCGCAGGATATTCATGAACGTGCCAGCTCCTCGCATCTGCAATACCATCTGCTGCGCGATAACTGGCGTTACAATGAAGTGCTATTCCGTTTCCAGCGTTTAATGAATATGCAGGCGCGGGCCTGTCGTCAACTGGCAGAAACCATTCTGCTGCGTCAGCCATGGCATCACGACAGCCATTTTGAACGCACCTTCGAACGACTGGAAACCGCGCTGCAACGGCTGCAGCAAAATGAGCCACAGGATCCGCACATCCACGCGCTGTTTTGGCTGCTGCGTAATCTGCGGGCTATTGATGCGCAACTGGCATCCATTGAGTCGGAGCAGATGCTGGCGGAGCCTTCACCGCAAAGTGATAACCATCTTTCACGTGAAGGACTCAGCGGCTGGGCCGATATCCGCTTGCGACTAAGTCGTCATCTCAGTCCGCATTCCGCGCTGTTTCGCCATGCGGTGCGCATGTCACTGGTGCTTTGTGTCGGCTATGCCTTTATTCAAATCACCGGTGTTGATCGCGGCTACTGGATATTGCTCACCAGCCTGTTTGTCTGCCAACCTAACTACAACGCGACCCGACGGCGCCTGGCATTGCGTATCGGCGGTACACTCGCCGGTATCGCTATTGGCTTACCGGTGCTATGGCTGGTGCCGTCCATCGAAGGCCAACTGGTGCTGATTGTGTTGAGCGGCGTGTTGTTCTTCGCCTTTCGCCAGATTCAGTATGCTCAAGCTACCTTGTTTATCACCCTGCTGGTATTGCTGTGCTTTAACCTACTGGGTGAAGGGTTTGAAGTAGCGTTACCGCGCGTAGTCGATACCTTGCTAGGCTGCGGACTGGCATGGCTGGCTGTTGCGTTTGTCTGGCCAGATTGGCGCTTTCGTAAAATTACCGCCGTGGCCGATCGGACACTTGACGCCAATTGCCGCTATCTGGATGCGATCATGCTGCAATACCATCAAGGTAAAGATAATCGCCTCGATTATCGTGTGGCGCGTCGCGATGCGCACAATGCCGATGCTGAGCTCGCCTCCGTGGTGTCCAACATTAGTGGTGAGCTCAAGCTTCAACAACCACTACGTGAAAATGCGTTTCGGCTGTTATGCCTGAATCACTCCTTCCTCAGCTATATCTCTGCGCTAGGAGCGCATCGCGAGCGTCTGGCGGATAATAAGCTGCTTACTTTGCTAGATGATGCGGTCTGCTTCATTGAAGATGTGCTGCAGATCGAACGTGTCACAGATGCTCAAGCCACAGATATGCAGCACAAATTAATGATGCGCCTGAGCGAGATGAAAACCAGCCCAGATACACGCGCACCCCTTGTCATTCAACAATTGGGATTGTTGGTCGCATTAATGCCTGAGATTGCCCGGCTGCGCCGTACCCTTGTTAATCACTAA
- a CDS encoding YccF domain-containing protein: MRTVLNILNFILGGFFTTLSWLFATLVSIVLIFTLPLTRSCWEITKLSLLPFGNEAVHVDVLRPDNKSHVMNTGGTFLNIFWLLLFGWWLCLAHISAGIVQCLTIIGIPVGIANFKIAAIALWPVGRRVVSVEEAQAAREANARRRY, translated from the coding sequence ATGCGTACCGTTTTAAATATTCTGAATTTCATTCTCGGTGGTTTTTTCACCACGCTGAGCTGGCTGTTTGCCACATTAGTCAGCATTGTGCTGATTTTTACGCTGCCGCTGACGCGCTCCTGCTGGGAAATCACCAAATTATCGCTGCTGCCGTTCGGCAATGAAGCGGTACATGTTGATGTGCTGCGTCCAGACAACAAAAGCCACGTGATGAATACCGGCGGCACTTTCCTGAATATCTTTTGGCTGCTGCTGTTTGGCTGGTGGCTGTGTCTGGCCCACATCTCAGCAGGTATTGTGCAATGTCTGACCATCATCGGCATTCCGGTTGGCATCGCTAACTTCAAAATCGCTGCCATTGCGCTGTGGCCAGTAGGCCGTCGCGTGGTATCCGTTGAAGAAGCTCAGGCCGCGCGTGAAGCCAATGCGCGTCGCCGTTACTGA